The following proteins come from a genomic window of Pseudomonas sp. MAG733B:
- a CDS encoding LysR family transcriptional regulator, with translation MDTLQNMRAFSYVAEAGSFTAAAVQLDTTTANVSRAVSNLEAHLQTRLLNRTTRRIALTEAGKRYLLRCEQILAYVEEAEAEASDAHARPAGQLKVHTMTGIGQHFVIDAIARYRKTHPDVTFDLTMANRVPDLLDEGYDVSIVLARELPDSGFVSQRLGITYSIVCASPAYVKANGCAQKPSDLLNHACLRLVSPVIPLEKWAFDGPDGQEMVTINSSPFLVNSADAMKSAITSGMGVGVLPLYAAIDGLRDGTLVRVMPKYRSQELNLYAIYPSRQYLDAKIKTWVEYLRGSLPELLAAHQAELAAYELSGSLGGVRVAN, from the coding sequence ATGGACACTTTGCAAAACATGCGCGCCTTCAGTTACGTGGCCGAAGCCGGCAGCTTCACCGCCGCCGCCGTGCAACTGGACACCACCACCGCCAACGTCTCGCGCGCGGTCTCCAACCTGGAAGCCCACCTGCAAACCCGCCTGCTCAACCGAACGACCCGCCGCATCGCCCTGACCGAAGCCGGCAAGCGCTACCTGCTGCGCTGCGAGCAGATCCTGGCCTACGTCGAAGAAGCCGAAGCCGAAGCCAGCGACGCCCACGCACGCCCGGCCGGGCAACTGAAAGTGCACACCATGACCGGCATTGGTCAGCACTTCGTGATCGACGCCATCGCCCGCTACCGCAAGACCCACCCGGACGTGACCTTCGACCTGACCATGGCCAACCGCGTACCGGACTTGCTGGACGAGGGTTACGACGTGTCCATCGTCCTGGCCCGCGAACTGCCGGACTCGGGCTTCGTCTCCCAGCGCCTGGGCATCACCTACAGCATCGTTTGCGCCTCCCCGGCCTACGTCAAAGCCAACGGCTGCGCACAAAAACCCAGCGACCTGCTCAACCACGCCTGCCTGCGCCTGGTGAGCCCGGTCATCCCCCTGGAAAAATGGGCCTTCGACGGCCCCGATGGCCAGGAAATGGTCACCATCAACAGCTCACCGTTCCTGGTGAACTCCGCCGACGCGATGAAATCCGCGATCACCAGCGGCATGGGCGTTGGCGTCCTGCCGCTGTACGCAGCGATCGACGGCTTGCGCGACGGCACGCTGGTGCGCGTCATGCCCAAATACCGCTCGCAGGAACTGAACCTGTATGCGATCTACCCTTCGCGGCAATATCTGGATGCGAAGATCAAGACCTGGGTGGAGTATCTGCGGGGGTCGCTGCCGGAGCTGTTGGCCGCGCATCAGGCGGAATTGGCGGCGTATGAATTGAGCGGGAGTCTGGGTGGGGTTCGGGTGGCGAATTGA
- a CDS encoding efflux transporter outer membrane subunit — protein MPPRISRALQPLSVLALTLAISGCIGTGGIAPQGKALEANSLATDDAIQSAAQDAHWPTAQWWQAYGDPQLNRWIELALQGSPTMDMAAARVRQAKSMAGVAEAAESLQINGESTLKRHNWPTDQFYGPGDLANTTTWDNNAALGFSYALDLWGRESNATERAVDMAHISVAEARQAQLELQNNIVRVYIELSLHYAQRDIVEATLQQQQQILELAQKRLNGGIGTHFEVSQAETPLPETHRQIDALDEEIALSRNQLAALAGKGPGEGAQLQRPTLSLAAALKLPSSLPAQLLGQRPDVVASRWQVAAQARGIDVAHAGFYPNVDLVGSLGYMATGGGALEFLTGKKLNYSVGPAISLPIFDGGRLRSELGEASAGYDIAVAHYNQTLVNALKNISDQLIRRESMNKQQAFAAESVATAQKTYDIAMIAYQRGLTDYLNVLNAQTLLFKQQQVQQQVQAARLSAHAELVTALGGGLGSGNDVPKDSQTAAPETPALLQSLSN, from the coding sequence GTGCCGCCTCGCATCAGCAGAGCGCTTCAGCCGCTCAGTGTTTTGGCTTTAACCCTGGCAATCAGCGGCTGCATCGGAACCGGAGGTATTGCCCCGCAGGGCAAGGCGCTGGAGGCCAATTCTCTGGCCACCGACGACGCCATCCAGAGCGCCGCCCAGGATGCGCATTGGCCCACCGCGCAATGGTGGCAGGCTTACGGCGATCCGCAACTGAACCGCTGGATCGAGCTCGCGCTGCAAGGCAGCCCGACCATGGACATGGCCGCCGCACGGGTTCGGCAGGCGAAGTCGATGGCCGGTGTTGCCGAAGCGGCCGAATCGTTGCAGATCAACGGCGAATCGACCCTCAAGCGCCATAACTGGCCCACCGATCAGTTCTACGGGCCGGGCGATCTGGCCAACACCACGACCTGGGACAATAACGCCGCGCTGGGCTTCAGTTATGCGCTTGACCTTTGGGGCCGCGAAAGCAATGCCACCGAGCGTGCCGTAGACATGGCCCACATAAGCGTCGCCGAAGCGCGTCAGGCCCAGCTCGAATTGCAGAACAACATCGTGCGCGTCTACATCGAACTGTCGTTGCATTACGCACAGCGGGACATCGTCGAAGCGACTTTGCAGCAGCAACAGCAGATTCTTGAGTTGGCGCAGAAACGCTTGAACGGCGGCATCGGCACTCATTTCGAAGTCAGTCAGGCCGAGACACCGCTGCCGGAAACCCATCGGCAGATCGATGCACTGGATGAAGAAATCGCCCTGAGCCGCAACCAACTCGCCGCGCTCGCTGGAAAAGGACCGGGGGAAGGCGCGCAGTTGCAACGGCCGACGCTGTCATTGGCCGCCGCGTTGAAACTGCCGTCGTCGTTGCCCGCGCAATTGCTCGGCCAACGTCCGGACGTGGTCGCCAGTCGCTGGCAAGTGGCGGCGCAGGCGCGGGGCATCGATGTGGCCCATGCCGGTTTTTATCCCAACGTCGATCTGGTTGGCAGCCTCGGCTACATGGCCACCGGCGGTGGGGCGCTGGAGTTTTTGACCGGCAAGAAACTCAACTACAGCGTCGGCCCGGCGATTTCCCTGCCGATCTTCGACGGCGGGCGTTTGCGCTCGGAGCTGGGTGAAGCCTCGGCCGGGTATGACATCGCCGTCGCGCATTACAACCAGACCCTGGTCAACGCGCTGAAAAACATTTCCGACCAGTTGATCCGCCGCGAGTCGATGAACAAACAGCAGGCCTTCGCCGCCGAGTCCGTGGCCACCGCGCAGAAGACCTACGACATCGCCATGATCGCCTACCAGCGCGGCCTCACCGATTACCTCAACGTGCTCAACGCGCAGACGTTGTTGTTCAAACAGCAGCAAGTGCAGCAGCAGGTGCAGGCGGCGCGTTTGAGTGCCCACGCGGAATTGGTAACGGCCCTCGGCGGTGGTCTCGGTTCCGGCAACGACGTCCCGAAAGACAGCCAGACCGCTGCACCGGAAACCCCGGCTCTTCTTCAGAGCCTCTCAAATTGA